In Mycoavidus cysteinexigens, a genomic segment contains:
- a CDS encoding terminase family protein: protein MASKLPDHVVWTPLPGSQMLFLSCPIFEALLEGTRGGGKTDALLMSFAQHCGKGFGEHWRGALFRLTYPQLADVVAKSKRWFYRIFPGIQFNESNYVWKWPTGEMLFFRYGSSEEDYWNYHGHEYPWLGFEELTNWRTLGFYEAMHSTCRSSCPNMPRMVRATCNPYGVGHAAVKARFKLGIEGAPPGTVIRESDQQPRVRIHSRLEENRHLLQNDPNYLPTLESIKDPNRRKAWLEGSWEIHAGAFLESVWQPQKHIVAPFPIPSTWKVWKALDWGYARPYAVYWFALDQDGCYYIWRELYGYGGKDNTGTREDAAAVAKRIKTIEEHDARLGYDYRQNLADPSIFSKIGADRSIGQIFKESGIRWQEAWNGPRSRVNGAQEIIRLLSEDKLKVFSTCKHWIRTIPALPADHMNPEDVDSDAEDHAWDATRYGLMRRRRMPEEERASAHLDHPDYQHENDCYSFNV from the coding sequence ATGGCAAGTAAATTGCCTGATCATGTTGTTTGGACACCGTTGCCAGGTAGCCAAATGCTTTTTCTGAGCTGCCCAATCTTCGAGGCGTTATTAGAAGGCACGCGCGGCGGCGGGAAGACGGATGCGTTGCTGATGAGTTTTGCTCAGCACTGCGGCAAAGGCTTTGGTGAGCACTGGCGGGGCGCGTTGTTTCGATTGACCTACCCCCAATTGGCTGATGTAGTCGCTAAATCCAAGCGCTGGTTCTATCGCATTTTCCCTGGCATTCAGTTTAATGAGTCTAACTATGTCTGGAAGTGGCCGACTGGCGAGATGCTGTTTTTTCGGTATGGCAGCAGCGAAGAGGATTATTGGAACTATCACGGCCATGAATATCCCTGGCTGGGTTTTGAAGAGCTAACCAACTGGCGCACGCTGGGCTTTTACGAGGCGATGCATTCGACGTGCCGCTCCTCATGTCCCAATATGCCGCGCATGGTGCGAGCCACATGTAATCCCTATGGAGTAGGGCATGCCGCTGTGAAGGCGCGTTTTAAGCTTGGCATAGAAGGCGCGCCTCCTGGCACCGTCATTCGTGAGTCGGACCAACAACCCCGTGTGCGCATTCATAGCCGCCTTGAAGAAAACCGTCATTTGCTCCAGAACGATCCGAATTATTTGCCAACGTTAGAAAGCATTAAAGACCCAAACCGCAGAAAAGCTTGGCTCGAAGGCAGTTGGGAGATTCACGCGGGGGCTTTTCTCGAATCTGTTTGGCAGCCTCAGAAGCATATCGTCGCGCCTTTCCCAATCCCATCTACATGGAAGGTCTGGAAGGCGCTGGATTGGGGCTATGCTCGTCCGTACGCGGTGTATTGGTTTGCGCTGGATCAAGATGGGTGCTATTACATTTGGCGCGAGCTGTACGGCTATGGCGGCAAAGACAATACCGGCACACGTGAAGATGCGGCGGCGGTGGCTAAAAGAATTAAAACCATTGAAGAGCACGATGCCCGTTTAGGCTATGACTATCGCCAAAACCTAGCTGACCCATCGATTTTTAGCAAGATTGGCGCGGATCGATCGATTGGGCAAATTTTTAAAGAAAGCGGAATCCGTTGGCAAGAGGCTTGGAATGGACCGCGCTCACGGGTCAATGGCGCCCAGGAAATTATCCGGCTACTCAGTGAAGACAAGCTGAAAGTGTTTTCAACGTGTAAGCACTGGATCCGCACGATACCGGCGCTGCCTGCCGACCATATGAATCCAGAAGATGTTGATAGCGATGCAGAGGATCATGCTTGGGATGCAACGCGCTACGGCTTAATGCGCCGCCGTCGCATGCCCGAAGAAGAGCGCGCATCAGCCCATCTCGATCATCCTGATTATCAGCACGAAAACGATTGTTACTCATTCAACGTATGA
- a CDS encoding DUF5681 domain-containing protein, translated as MPFKKGKSGNPGGRPKEITHVRELARQHTTSAVETLVQIMHDPKEKGQARVSAAKELLDRGFGRPPQDIDVKSDGKALQSGVLAIPVLQGEWEQIAPTMQSHGK; from the coding sequence ATGCCGTTTAAAAAAGGTAAATCGGGCAATCCAGGCGGACGGCCCAAAGAAATTACCCATGTTCGGGAGTTGGCGCGCCAACATACGACCTCGGCGGTCGAAACACTGGTTCAAATCATGCACGACCCCAAGGAAAAGGGCCAGGCGCGCGTATCAGCCGCCAAAGAGCTGCTTGATCGTGGATTTGGTAGGCCTCCACAAGATATTGATGTGAAGAGCGATGGTAAGGCGCTGCAATCGGGTGTACTAGCGATTCCTGTGCTGCAAGGCGAGTGGGAACAGATTGCTCCTACGATGCAAAGTCATGGCAAGTAA
- a CDS encoding phage/plasmid primase, P4 family gives MMNAPSLLKEMRGWLVWKFVQEPGGKKQLKVPFYVNGVPRNGKQGSVADRANLASFDEAIAVFEAGGWDGVGFAMLPDWGLVGLDFDDVVDLEGNLLREVECLIAGTYAEWSPSGKGVHAFMRGMLADKKSRARPGVFGFETFCSRGFLTFTGDVLPICEMLGFEDRIEDLSDDILTLFNERFPGASTHPAITDDDDPLMTYVSPLNASDDEIREWLSCLDPDMGYLDWLQVGMALHHETGGEVRGIDLWDAWSDSEKTGKYPGRELLEAKWDGFGRLGSRPPVTLRYIRRAATLAKSKDDVVLDAKDFISMAHRYIECEAQGDEGQTLQRVQGVWYRHVGSHWVEMSDDEIRASFWLWLGKSKKYAKEGGIEPFKPSKSQVESGLDALRAVGALPGVAAPRWLPGYSGAAPHDLITVANGLLHVKSRQLLPHTPGYFNLNALPYPWDADATPQNWLTFLDQVFEGDTESIQTLQEMFGYLITADTRQQKMFLLIGPKRSGKGTIGRVLSVLVGRSNVASPTLNSLALNFGMQPLINKLLALVPDARISGQSNTQAIVERLLMISGEDDITIDRKNREAWHGRLSTRFVVLTNETPQLGDASGALVGRFIILSLRQSFYGREDLGLSDRLIAEMPGILRWSLEGLDRLRQRGRFIQPASGQVEVDEMAALNSPIGAFVDEVCELGSEFFTPTSELFGAWRSWCNEQERKQLWNREIFAKNLRAAFCGLRAMRHRVGDARICGYTGIRVKHVDLCGFA, from the coding sequence ATGATGAATGCTCCCTCGTTGTTGAAAGAGATGCGTGGCTGGCTGGTGTGGAAATTTGTCCAGGAGCCAGGGGGGAAGAAGCAGCTCAAGGTACCTTTTTATGTTAACGGCGTACCACGTAACGGCAAGCAAGGCAGCGTGGCGGATAGAGCGAACCTTGCTTCGTTCGATGAGGCTATCGCGGTATTCGAGGCAGGTGGCTGGGATGGAGTCGGCTTCGCCATGCTACCGGACTGGGGCTTGGTCGGTCTGGACTTCGATGACGTCGTTGACCTGGAGGGGAATTTACTGCGGGAAGTCGAATGTCTCATCGCAGGCACCTACGCCGAATGGTCGCCCAGCGGCAAGGGCGTACATGCCTTCATGCGCGGCATGCTTGCCGACAAAAAATCTCGTGCAAGGCCAGGCGTTTTCGGCTTCGAGACGTTTTGTAGTCGAGGTTTTCTGACCTTTACTGGGGATGTCTTGCCTATTTGCGAAATGCTTGGTTTCGAAGACAGGATAGAAGACCTGAGTGATGACATCCTGACGCTGTTTAACGAACGATTTCCCGGGGCCTCGACTCATCCAGCGATAACTGATGATGACGATCCTCTAATGACGTATGTTTCTCCGCTTAATGCTTCAGATGATGAGATACGGGAATGGCTGTCCTGTCTAGATCCTGATATGGGTTATCTAGATTGGTTACAAGTCGGGATGGCGCTGCATCATGAAACCGGTGGGGAGGTGAGGGGGATAGATTTGTGGGATGCCTGGAGCGATAGCGAGAAAACAGGAAAGTATCCTGGGAGAGAATTGCTCGAGGCCAAATGGGATGGTTTTGGACGCTTAGGAAGCCGGCCTCCAGTGACATTGCGATATATTCGTCGGGCCGCGACTCTGGCTAAGAGCAAAGATGATGTGGTGTTAGATGCCAAAGATTTTATCAGCATGGCGCATCGCTACATCGAGTGTGAGGCGCAGGGCGACGAAGGTCAGACTCTGCAACGAGTCCAAGGGGTATGGTACCGGCACGTCGGCAGCCACTGGGTCGAGATGTCTGACGATGAAATTCGTGCGTCCTTCTGGTTGTGGTTGGGAAAATCTAAAAAGTATGCCAAGGAAGGTGGAATTGAGCCTTTCAAACCGAGCAAGTCGCAAGTGGAAAGCGGCTTGGACGCATTGCGGGCAGTTGGCGCTTTGCCTGGGGTCGCTGCGCCTCGCTGGTTGCCTGGATACAGCGGCGCTGCACCCCATGATCTAATTACCGTGGCGAATGGCCTTCTCCACGTGAAGAGCCGGCAGCTTTTGCCGCATACGCCAGGTTACTTCAATCTCAACGCACTTCCTTATCCATGGGATGCCGATGCCACGCCGCAAAACTGGCTAACATTCCTCGACCAGGTTTTTGAGGGGGACACCGAGAGCATTCAGACATTGCAAGAGATGTTCGGCTATTTAATTACAGCTGATACTCGCCAGCAAAAAATGTTTCTCCTTATCGGGCCCAAGCGCTCGGGCAAAGGCACCATTGGCCGTGTGCTTTCTGTACTGGTGGGGCGTAGCAATGTAGCCAGTCCGACACTGAATAGCTTGGCTTTGAACTTTGGTATGCAGCCCCTGATCAACAAGTTACTCGCCCTGGTGCCTGACGCCCGTATTAGTGGCCAGTCGAATACGCAAGCTATCGTAGAACGCCTGCTAATGATCTCGGGCGAGGATGACATAACGATTGACCGTAAAAACAGGGAGGCGTGGCATGGACGCTTATCTACTCGGTTCGTGGTGTTGACCAACGAGACGCCCCAACTTGGTGATGCCTCTGGGGCTCTAGTAGGCCGCTTCATCATCCTATCTCTACGCCAGTCGTTCTACGGACGGGAAGACCTTGGGCTAAGCGATCGGTTAATCGCAGAGATGCCAGGTATTTTGCGGTGGTCACTGGAAGGGCTGGATCGCCTTCGCCAGCGAGGGCGCTTTATACAGCCAGCAAGCGGGCAAGTTGAGGTTGACGAAATGGCTGCGTTAAACAGCCCGATTGGGGCGTTCGTGGACGAGGTTTGCGAACTAGGCAGTGAATTTTTTACCCCGACCAGTGAACTTTTTGGAGCCTGGCGAAGCTGGTGTAACGAACAGGAACGCAAGCAATTGTGGAACAGGGAAATTTTTGCAAAGAACTTACGTGCAGCTTTTTGCGGATTGAGGGCGATGCGGCACAGAGTTGGCGATGCGCGGATATGTGGCTATACGGGTATACGCGTTAAACACGTAGATTTATGCGGATTCGCTTGA
- a CDS encoding helix-turn-helix domain-containing protein, with amino-acid sequence MNNIPQAYLHTPSELVVLLVRAGWSQEEIANETESTQATISRILHGMHKDPKYSLVVKLRNAVLKLEELVE; translated from the coding sequence GTGAACAATATCCCACAAGCATATCTGCACACACCTTCTGAGCTTGTTGTTTTGTTAGTTAGGGCGGGTTGGTCTCAGGAGGAGATTGCCAATGAGACTGAATCGACACAAGCCACCATTAGTCGGATTTTGCACGGTATGCACAAAGACCCGAAATACAGTCTGGTAGTTAAATTACGTAATGCTGTTCTTAAACTGGAGGAGTTAGTTGAATGA
- a CDS encoding XRE family transcriptional regulator, with translation MKTVNKNLAFLIKKAGINATKLAKATGINQPTVHRILSGESDDPRSTTLAPLAEYFGCSAEALRSIDLERMYEKHPAETMLKLMENLKDENNAATNVAFLAPLVKKMKEVLVIGTVEGATDGSLKEMRPTEDFSNLVIEYPGRGKDVYALRIKGEAMRPRIRSGEFIIVEPFTEPRSADDVIVIFDDGKKMLRELLYVRDGDVTLGPINGNSVPISIPTKDLKLQYVAAIIPRGKAYKAE, from the coding sequence ATGAAAACCGTGAACAAAAATTTGGCTTTTTTAATAAAAAAGGCCGGCATCAATGCCACCAAACTGGCGAAAGCCACTGGGATTAACCAGCCAACAGTCCACCGCATTCTTTCAGGGGAAAGTGATGATCCTCGCTCAACTACCCTAGCCCCTTTGGCGGAATACTTTGGATGTTCTGCTGAAGCGTTGCGCAGCATAGATCTAGAACGGATGTATGAAAAGCACCCTGCAGAGACGATGCTAAAGCTTATGGAAAACCTCAAAGATGAGAACAACGCGGCAACCAACGTTGCGTTTCTAGCTCCACTTGTAAAAAAAATGAAGGAAGTGCTAGTTATAGGTACTGTAGAAGGTGCAACAGACGGTTCTTTAAAAGAAATGAGGCCCACCGAGGATTTCAGCAACTTGGTCATTGAGTACCCAGGCCGAGGCAAAGATGTCTACGCCCTAAGAATCAAAGGCGAAGCCATGCGCCCCAGGATTCGATCTGGAGAATTTATTATTGTTGAGCCGTTCACTGAACCTCGCTCAGCTGATGACGTTATTGTCATTTTCGATGATGGAAAGAAGATGCTAAGAGAACTGCTTTATGTTCGTGATGGAGACGTTACCCTAGGCCCCATTAACGGTAATTCTGTGCCCATCAGCATTCCAACTAAAGACCTAAAATTACAATATGTCGCAGCCATTATCCCGAGAGGCAAAGCTTATAAAGCTGAGTAG
- a CDS encoding DUF2800 domain-containing protein: MALAHAQLSPSSAHRWLYCPASVALEAAYLDESSEFADEGTAAHDLAALALTEGKDAVAYLGRTTKVNNKEWEFTDEMTGYVQKYLDYVRSIKGVLMVEQRLPIEDITGEEGAKGTSDAVILAGDELIIVDLKYGRGVKVEADHNEQLAIYAQAALDAFGFLGEFKRMRLVIVQPRLGHISEWASSSLDYLQSFTDRVKIGADRCKAAVTYFKQHNTLHPNYFMPGEKQCRFCKAKATCPVLAQHVLTTVADDFVDLAKPIAPQIENATNRTVDNKTLGNLLGSVDLIENWCKAIRGKVESELLTGNPVSGYKLVEGRRGSRKWMDAAEVEKTLKTMRLKTEQMYELSLISPTTAEKLHKSGSIGPRQWPKLQALITQSEGKASVAPESDKRPALGIASVSDDFENLKEAA, encoded by the coding sequence ATGGCGTTGGCACATGCGCAACTATCCCCTTCCAGCGCACATCGTTGGCTGTACTGCCCCGCTAGCGTAGCCCTTGAGGCTGCCTATCTTGATGAGTCAAGCGAATTCGCGGACGAAGGGACCGCCGCTCACGACTTGGCTGCTCTGGCTCTTACAGAAGGTAAAGATGCGGTTGCTTACCTGGGGCGCACCACCAAAGTCAACAACAAAGAGTGGGAGTTCACTGATGAGATGACCGGATATGTTCAGAAATATCTGGATTACGTCCGTAGCATCAAAGGTGTGCTGATGGTCGAACAACGTTTACCCATCGAGGATATTACGGGTGAAGAAGGAGCCAAAGGCACATCGGATGCTGTGATTCTGGCTGGCGATGAACTTATCATTGTCGACCTTAAATATGGCCGTGGCGTCAAAGTAGAGGCTGACCATAACGAGCAATTGGCAATTTATGCCCAGGCTGCACTTGACGCGTTTGGGTTCCTTGGTGAATTTAAACGCATGCGTCTGGTCATTGTTCAGCCTCGTCTAGGCCATATTAGTGAATGGGCCAGCAGCAGCCTCGATTATCTTCAATCTTTTACTGATCGCGTCAAGATCGGCGCGGATCGATGCAAAGCCGCTGTCACCTACTTTAAGCAACACAATACGCTTCATCCCAATTATTTCATGCCAGGCGAAAAGCAATGCCGCTTCTGCAAAGCAAAAGCAACCTGTCCCGTATTAGCCCAGCATGTACTAACGACTGTTGCTGATGATTTTGTAGATTTAGCCAAACCCATTGCACCGCAGATCGAAAACGCTACGAATCGTACGGTCGATAACAAAACTCTGGGCAATCTGCTTGGATCCGTGGATTTGATCGAGAACTGGTGCAAAGCCATCCGCGGCAAAGTCGAAAGCGAACTCCTAACCGGCAATCCAGTATCTGGCTACAAGTTAGTTGAGGGTCGCCGTGGCTCCCGTAAATGGATGGATGCAGCCGAAGTCGAAAAAACGCTCAAAACCATGCGTTTAAAAACCGAGCAGATGTATGAGCTTTCGCTAATCTCCCCAACAACAGCTGAGAAACTGCACAAATCCGGCAGCATTGGTCCGCGCCAATGGCCCAAGTTGCAAGCGCTGATTACTCAGTCAGAGGGTAAAGCAAGCGTTGCGCCTGAATCCGATAAGCGCCCCGCACTTGGTATTGCATCGGTCTCTGATGACTTTGAAAATTTGAAAGAAGCAGCGTGA
- a CDS encoding DUF2815 family protein gives MKLKLNNVRLAFPALFEAKTVNGEGKPSFSAVFLISKHDPQVKIIMQAFDITAKEKWGAKAESILKQLRNQDKTALHDGDSDSKKDYDGFEGNLYLSARNSARPLVLDLDKTPLVEMEGRPYAGCYVNASVELWAQDNNYGKRINATLRGVQFFAEGDAFTGGGCASEEEFDDLSVDTNIEDLVPLMKAAA, from the coding sequence ATGAAACTCAAACTAAATAATGTACGTCTCGCATTCCCTGCGTTATTTGAAGCCAAAACTGTGAATGGTGAAGGCAAGCCTTCGTTTTCCGCCGTTTTCCTGATAAGCAAACATGATCCTCAAGTCAAAATCATCATGCAGGCCTTCGATATAACTGCAAAAGAGAAGTGGGGCGCAAAAGCAGAAAGCATCCTCAAGCAATTACGTAACCAGGATAAAACCGCTCTGCACGATGGCGATAGCGACTCAAAAAAAGATTACGACGGCTTTGAAGGCAATTTATACCTATCCGCCCGCAACAGCGCACGTCCTCTGGTTCTCGACCTCGATAAAACCCCCTTGGTCGAAATGGAGGGTAGACCCTATGCGGGCTGTTACGTAAACGCTAGCGTAGAACTCTGGGCACAAGACAACAACTATGGAAAACGTATCAATGCCACTTTACGCGGCGTCCAGTTCTTCGCCGAAGGCGATGCATTCACTGGTGGCGGCTGCGCCAGTGAAGAAGAGTTTGATGATCTTAGCGTAGATACCAACATTGAAGATCTTGTGCCTCTAATGAAAGCAGCCGCATAG
- a CDS encoding Rha family transcriptional regulator gives MTTSIITTGAIARSNIPTMSSLEIARLTDKTHNNVLRDIRNVLIQAEIDLLRFEQIEKFANNRTRVVYNLPRLECDLIVSGYSVKYRWSIIQRWHELEKQAAQRSLPSTTLLPVEQIKELQIRLDRLSNLFNPLSQPFGDVTDISRLLRGRCPRLNKPVPSYVNVLDTSAEIHENWPTWKFHVSPTKKLAPKHELEEV, from the coding sequence ATGACTACGTCCATTATTACTACGGGCGCAATTGCCCGATCCAATATCCCTACGATGTCTAGCTTGGAGATCGCTAGGTTAACTGATAAAACGCACAATAATGTTTTAAGGGACATTCGCAACGTTTTAATTCAAGCTGAAATCGATCTGCTCAGATTTGAGCAGATCGAAAAATTCGCAAACAATCGTACCCGTGTTGTCTATAACCTCCCTCGTCTAGAATGCGATCTAATCGTCAGTGGCTATAGTGTTAAATACCGTTGGTCTATCATCCAACGGTGGCATGAACTAGAAAAACAAGCTGCACAGCGATCTTTACCATCGACTACGCTTTTGCCTGTAGAGCAAATCAAAGAACTCCAAATCCGTTTGGATCGCTTGAGCAATCTATTTAACCCACTCAGTCAGCCTTTCGGTGATGTCACGGACATTTCTCGTTTGCTAAGAGGACGCTGCCCAAGGTTGAATAAACCTGTGCCTTCTTACGTTAACGTCCTCGATACATCTGCTGAGATTCACGAGAACTGGCCCACCTGGAAATTTCACGTATCTCCTACCAAGAAATTAGCGCCAAAACATGAACTGGAGGAGGTCTAA
- a CDS encoding DNA polymerase, with protein MLAHSIHSQYDKDALVSALAKQAQAVHYREGLAIKKLYIDLETYCETPITHGTHAYAENAEIMLFAWALDDSAVNVWDCTADPAVPPDLLRAFNDPSVEIWAHNSHFDRTVLAHAAPFPAAYLAAQNVQRWRDTLVKAFAHSLPGALSTLCEIFKIPTDQAKDKEGLQLVNLFCKPRPATSKIRRATRETHPAEWAKFVEYARLDIEAMRAIDQKLPEWNYRGAELALWHLDQRINDRGFLVDTALAHAAIETVNREQEKLATRTQELTEGDVNTATQRDALLGYLLKTHGIELPDLQKSTLERRIQDPALPSGLRELLAIRLQASTTSTSKYKTLVNGVSKDDRLRGTLQFNGAHRTGRWAGRLFQPQNIPKPALSQSHINIGIDAIKSDCADLIFDNVMELTSSAIRGSIIAPQGKKLVIADLSNIEGRVLAWLAGEEWKLQAFRDFDAGIGQDLYKLAFAKSFGIKPENVTDENRQVGKVQELALGYEGGVGAFLTFSAVYRIDLEAMSEKAIGSIPGNLLAEAEKALAWARMMKRPTFGLSERAWLVCDSFKRSWRYAHPKITSFWKELEEAARSAIFCPGMTFTCRRLKLQRDGAWMRIHLPSGRYLCYPSPKISESEKISYMGVDQYTRKWSRLNTYGGKLAENITQAVSRDLLAANMQAIEDAGYKIVLSVHDELITETPDSEEFNVDRLAAMMSSNPLWAEGLPLAATGFETYRYRKQ; from the coding sequence ATGCTCGCCCACTCCATACATTCTCAATACGATAAGGATGCTCTTGTCTCGGCCCTGGCCAAGCAAGCTCAAGCAGTCCATTATCGGGAAGGCCTTGCCATAAAAAAGCTCTACATTGACCTTGAGACATACTGCGAAACGCCGATTACCCATGGCACGCATGCGTATGCTGAAAATGCAGAGATCATGTTGTTTGCCTGGGCGCTGGATGATAGCGCTGTGAATGTGTGGGACTGCACAGCGGATCCAGCAGTTCCGCCCGATCTACTCCGCGCATTCAACGATCCCTCAGTAGAGATTTGGGCGCACAACTCACATTTTGATCGTACCGTACTCGCCCATGCAGCTCCATTTCCGGCAGCCTATCTTGCCGCCCAAAATGTCCAGCGCTGGCGCGACACTCTGGTAAAAGCGTTTGCCCATTCTCTACCTGGCGCACTGAGTACCCTGTGTGAAATTTTCAAGATACCCACAGACCAAGCCAAAGATAAAGAAGGTCTCCAGTTAGTCAATTTATTCTGCAAACCCCGTCCTGCTACCAGCAAGATACGCCGTGCTACACGCGAAACCCATCCGGCAGAGTGGGCTAAGTTTGTCGAGTACGCCCGACTGGACATAGAGGCGATGCGCGCCATTGATCAGAAGCTGCCCGAATGGAATTATCGCGGCGCTGAACTTGCGCTGTGGCACCTGGATCAGCGCATCAATGATCGTGGCTTTCTGGTGGACACCGCTTTAGCCCATGCGGCGATTGAAACAGTAAACCGCGAGCAAGAGAAACTGGCGACGCGCACCCAAGAGCTGACGGAAGGCGACGTCAATACAGCGACCCAACGAGATGCCCTGCTAGGTTATTTATTAAAGACGCACGGTATCGAATTGCCAGACTTGCAAAAAAGCACGCTGGAGCGTCGCATTCAAGACCCCGCATTGCCTTCGGGACTACGTGAATTACTTGCTATCCGATTACAAGCCAGCACGACCAGCACCAGCAAATATAAGACCCTGGTCAATGGCGTTAGCAAAGACGATCGGCTACGCGGCACCTTGCAATTTAATGGTGCCCATCGTACCGGTCGTTGGGCGGGTCGCTTGTTTCAACCTCAAAACATCCCAAAACCTGCGTTGAGCCAGTCTCATATCAATATCGGTATTGACGCCATCAAATCGGATTGTGCTGACCTGATTTTCGATAATGTGATGGAACTGACCAGCAGCGCCATTCGGGGCAGCATTATTGCACCACAAGGTAAAAAACTGGTGATCGCAGACTTATCCAATATTGAAGGCCGTGTATTGGCCTGGCTTGCGGGCGAAGAGTGGAAGTTGCAAGCCTTTCGTGATTTTGATGCGGGTATTGGGCAGGATCTCTACAAACTGGCTTTTGCCAAATCCTTTGGGATTAAGCCAGAAAACGTGACGGACGAAAATCGGCAAGTCGGCAAGGTGCAAGAACTCGCACTCGGCTATGAAGGGGGCGTGGGCGCGTTTTTGACCTTTTCAGCAGTCTACCGCATCGATCTAGAAGCGATGAGCGAAAAAGCCATTGGCTCAATACCTGGCAATCTCCTAGCAGAAGCCGAAAAAGCGCTCGCTTGGGCTAGGATGATGAAACGCCCCACCTTTGGGTTATCCGAGAGAGCATGGTTAGTCTGCGATTCATTTAAGCGCTCGTGGCGCTACGCGCACCCGAAAATCACCTCCTTTTGGAAAGAACTGGAAGAAGCGGCACGCTCAGCTATTTTTTGTCCAGGTATGACTTTTACTTGCCGCCGCCTCAAGCTACAGCGCGATGGTGCATGGATGCGGATTCACCTGCCCTCCGGCCGATACCTCTGTTACCCCAGCCCGAAAATCAGTGAATCCGAAAAAATCTCTTACATGGGCGTAGACCAGTACACCCGTAAATGGAGCCGTCTAAACACATACGGCGGGAAGTTGGCCGAGAACATCACTCAAGCGGTTAGCCGCGACCTCCTTGCCGCGAATATGCAGGCGATTGAGGATGCCGGCTACAAGATTGTGCTTTCCGTACATGACGAGCTGATTACAGAAACGCCCGATTCCGAAGAATTCAATGTCGACCGCCTCGCAGCGATGATGTCAAGCAATCCCCTATGGGCTGAGGGATTACCGCTTGCCGCTACAGGTTTTGAAACCTACAGATATAGGAAGCAATAG
- a CDS encoding VRR-NUC domain-containing protein, whose amino-acid sequence MKESMIEKHLVERVKTLGGEIRKVKWIGRRGAPDRVAMLPDVCGPLWVELKAAGKNCRPHQIREHERMKRMGQRVFVINSLEGVDDLLFSIQNRG is encoded by the coding sequence ATGAAAGAAAGCATGATTGAAAAACATCTGGTCGAGCGCGTCAAAACACTGGGCGGAGAAATTCGCAAAGTTAAATGGATCGGTCGGCGCGGCGCACCGGACCGCGTAGCGATGTTGCCCGATGTCTGCGGCCCGCTATGGGTTGAACTCAAAGCCGCCGGTAAGAATTGCCGTCCTCACCAAATCCGCGAGCACGAACGCATGAAGCGAATGGGGCAGCGTGTTTTTGTCATCAACTCCTTGGAAGGCGTGGATGACCTGCTTTTCAGTATCCAAAACCGAGGATGA